Proteins found in one Diorhabda carinulata isolate Delta chromosome 11, icDioCari1.1, whole genome shotgun sequence genomic segment:
- the LOC130899626 gene encoding uncharacterized protein LOC130899626: MILVKDSKETLEEDMGKRINHSNVVERSLSRKRRYLTFPSGSSLQVVYCLTLPSVGVGEIFVFGLTAALAWELPSTPDELLMSVGKKPITTTETPTTLPPHHDWEDGAGLSQYPHQRKTNVGSSNYVADDWSYKKDRYPVPVKSYYDPFGLKQNFKFNDYPDSGEIPYNPARKMSPKLSRVNGRTRQSFNHHSNINHDDYIHPIYHQIHRRSRRELYGKLEKLLTALSKDGKACIKKALCEVSQVPKGKGTLFQELMKTIFRIKPHEDYVDEDEYDEATNKNHNCTERYPSCQHSVWSDMF; encoded by the exons ATGATCCTCGTGAAAGATTCAAAAGAAACTTTGGAAGAAGATATGGGAAAACGAATAAATCACTCAAATGTTGTTGAAAGGAGTTTGTCCAGAAAACGTCGTTATCTGACGTTTCCCTCAGGAAGTTCTCTACAAGTTG TATATTGTCTCACATTACCTTCAGTGGGAGTAggtgaaatttttgtttttggtttaaCAGCGGCTTTGGCATGGGAATTACCTTCAACACCTGACGAGTTGTTAATGTCGGTAGGAAAAAAACCCATAACGACAACAGAAACGCCAACTACGCTACCG CCGCATCATGACTGGGAAGATGGTGCTGGTTTATCCCAATACCCTCATCAAAGAAAAACCAACGTTGGTTCATCAAATTATGTCGCCGATGACTGGTCGTATAAAAAGGATAGATATCCGGTTCCTGTCAAGAGTTATTACGATCCGTTCGGACTGAAACAGAATTTCAAATTCAACGATTACCCAGATTCGGGAGAAATTCCCTACAATCCAGCGAGAAAAATGTCACCGAAGCTATCTCGGGTCAACGGACGTACCAG GCAATCTTTTAATCACCACAGCAACATAAATCATGACGATTACATCCACCCCATTTATCATCAGATTCATCGAAGAAGCAGAAGAGAATTATAtggaaaactagaaaaattacTCACCGC ATTGAGTAAAGATGGTAAAGCTTGTATTAAGAAAGCTCTTTGCGAGGTTAGTCAGGTACCTAAGGGAAAGGGCACTCTATTTCAAGAActaatgaaaacaatatttag GATAAAACCCCATGAAGATTATGTAGATGAAGATGAATACGATGAggcaacaaataaaaatcataattgtACTGAAAGATACCCTTCCTGTCAACATTCGGTTTGGTCTGATATGTTCTGa
- the LOC130899627 gene encoding uncharacterized protein LOC130899627, with protein sequence MKKLLVTFCLLFPLLESGQLMSSRNKVLSRKRRYLTFPEGASVSTAVCMTSQLWINPPGIFTESIAWGFAYDLPNDTKSIGSFLGPKFLAKRRHRRDLYGKMETIMES encoded by the exons ATGAAGAAGTTACTGGTTACTTTCTGTTTGCTATTTCCGCTTTTAGAATCGGGGCAATTAATGAGTTCTCGAAACAAAGTTTTATCCAGGAAAAGGAGATATTTGACTTTTCCCGAAGGTGCTAGCGTTTCG aCAGCCGTGTGTATGACGTCTCAGCTTTGGATAAATCCACCAGGTATATTTACCGAAAGTATAGCTTGGGGTTTTGCGTATGATTTGCCTAACGATACAAAGTCCATTGGAAGCTTCTTAGGACCTAAATTTCTTGCAAAGAGACGCCACAGAAGGGATCTTTatggaaaaatggaaacaataatGGAATCGTAA
- the LOC130899231 gene encoding uncharacterized protein LOC130899231, protein MGYNGRTCILRTLCEASQRFSPKEDNLLNFILKLIFKYPKERILPSEPEEHRIYHLAGQMGRESHDCTEIFNCPFSLIDVALGRYSDYLLN, encoded by the exons atGGGCTACAACGGCCGTACTTGTATTTTACGAACATTGTGTGAAGCGTCCCAAAGATTTTCCCCAAAAGAAGATAATCTTCTAAACTTCATTTTAAAGCTAATTTTCAa atACCCCAAAGAGCGGATTCTCCCCTCCGAACCGGAAGAACACCGCATTTACCACTTGGCGGGACAAATGGGAAGGGAAAGTCACGACTGCACCGAAATATTTAATTGTCCCTTTTCATTAATTGACGTCGCTCTTGGTCGCTACtcagattatttattgaattaa